Proteins encoded by one window of Bacillus rossius redtenbacheri isolate Brsri chromosome 3, Brsri_v3, whole genome shotgun sequence:
- the LOC134531140 gene encoding uncharacterized protein LOC134531140 isoform X2, protein MESDIIVEGFKCSVSMHNLKYHQLIGDGDSSIMTQLVKAQPYGPNFTITKIECTNHILRNYLRRIRCIAQKTKNEIGSVSPVLRKAVSDKQLRLRAAVTGAVQHRRAQKEFPIHRKIEELKLDIYNGPFHVFGDHSGCAIRGYFCSGLKENEENLVPPLQEAGIWSEIIAARNIVAHHAVSLLHNVNTNTAESFNNVVCKHVSSKRVNFCLSGGYQTRSELSVISFNSGPQTQSFIHKGLTNSSPGNITKAHIQRKERSSEKRKLRRLTNPQTFKRRKLYVTGPDKDYGCVEQRIPDMEPDEYARQTQEFLASLCKTDEERENLQIATKGQNDSVLWKSERIKRLTASNFGRICNMKKSTKRAKSVVNILYSRFSGTEATRYGLENEHSAIQDFEVNFGKKVARCGLFVDKEHPWLAATPDGLVGDDGILEVKCPAVAARMSPQEAVEQKKVTFCNIVDGKMFLKKGHAYMYQVQGQLHITNRKYCYFVLWTPRGLLVQQIERENSFWKEKMINKLTQFYMTCLLPEIIDPRYPRNMEIREPDNTL, encoded by the exons ATGGAATCTGACATCATAGTGGAAGGTTTCAAATGCAGTGTTTCCATGCATAACCTGAAATATCATCAGCTGATTG GAGATGGCGATAGCAGCATTATGACCCAGTTGGTGAAGGCTCAGCCATATGGTCCAAATTTTACAATCACCAAAATTGAATGTACTAACCACATACTGCGAAATTACCTTCGAAGGATACGTTGTATTGCTCAAAAGACGAAAAACGAAATTGGTTCCGTTTCTCCTGTTCTACGAAAGGCTGTATCTGACAAACAACTCCGCCTTCGAGCTGCAGTCACCGGAGCTGTGCAGCATAGGCGTGCTCAAAAAGAGTTTCCAATTCACAGAAAAATTGAGGAGTTAAAACTTGACATTTACAATGGTCCATTTCACGTATTTGGTGACCACTCAGGATGCGCAATTAGAGGTTATTTCTGTAGCGGATTGAAAGAAAACGAGGAAAACCTTGTACCGCCTCTTCAAGAGGCAGGTATATGGTCAGAAATAATAGCAGCTCGAAACATTGTTGCACATCATGCTGTAAGCCTTTTACATAATGTCAATACTAATACAGCAGAGTCTTTCAATAATGTGGTTTGCAAGCATGTTTCAAGTAAACGAGTAAACTTTTGTTTGAGTGGTGGCTACCAAACAAGAAGCGAGCTCTCTGTAATTTCTTTTAATTCAGGTCCTCAAACACAGTCCTTTATCCATAAAGGTTTAACAAACAGTAGTCCTGGAAACATCACTAAAGCTCACATACAGCGCAAGGAACGTTCATCAGAGAAAAGAAAGCTCAGGAGGCTgacaaacccacaaacatttaAGCGCAGAAAGTTGTATGTGACAGGTCCTGACAAGGATTATGGCTGTGTAGAACAACGCATACCTGACATGGAACCAGACGAATATGCAAGACAGACACAGGAATTTCTCGCTAGTCTTTGTAAAACGGATGAAGAACGAGAAAATCTACAAATCGCTACCAAAGGGCAAAATGATTCTGTTCTCTGGAAATCAGAAAGAATCAAGCGACTGACAGCATCAAATTTCGGTAGAATCTGTAACATGAAGAAATCCACTAAGCGAGCAAAATCCGTTGTCAATATATTGTACAGTAGGTTTTCAGGGACGGAGGCCACAAGGTATGGATTGGAAAATGAGCATAGCGCCATTCAGGATTTTGAAGTGAACTTTGGTAAGAAGGTGGCTCGCTGTGGCTTATTCGTCGATAAGGAACACCCATGGCTGGCAGCAACACCTGACGGTCTTGTTGGAGATGATGGTATCCTTGAAGTAAAATGTCCTGCCGTAGCTGCCAGAATGTCTCCACAAGaagcagtggaacagaaaaaagtaacattttgtaacattgtggatggtaaaaTGTTTCTGAAGAAAGGACATGCTTACATGTACCAAGTGCAGGGACAACTGCATATTACCAATCGTAAGTACTGTTATTTCGTCCTTTGGACACCACGTGGCTTACTAGTGCAACAAATTGAAAGAGAGAACagtttctggaaagaaaaaatgatCAACAAACTGACACAGTTTTACATGACGTGCCTTCTACCGGAAATAATAGATCCACGTTATCCTAGGAATATGGAAATCAGGGAACCTGATAATACACTGTAA
- the LOC134531140 gene encoding uncharacterized protein LOC134531140 isoform X1, translating into MSRISQHNKVFQCSFENMRLIKEHKNGMISKFDFKCNMCGTVESIFSEDPQTNKVNCNMAWVNSVLLTGQSFTQLQDITSTLEMPCMAKETFNKCQKSLSSVIHDVACQSMEAAGKEEARLAVENGSVDVDGVPLIAVVTDGAWCKRSYGNKYDALSGVACIVGKETKKVIFASTRNRYCCICSRANSKNETPKDHVCFKNWNKSSNAMESDIIVEGFKCSVSMHNLKYHQLIGDGDSSIMTQLVKAQPYGPNFTITKIECTNHILRNYLRRIRCIAQKTKNEIGSVSPVLRKAVSDKQLRLRAAVTGAVQHRRAQKEFPIHRKIEELKLDIYNGPFHVFGDHSGCAIRGYFCSGLKENEENLVPPLQEAGIWSEIIAARNIVAHHAVSLLHNVNTNTAESFNNVVCKHVSSKRVNFCLSGGYQTRSELSVISFNSGPQTQSFIHKGLTNSSPGNITKAHIQRKERSSEKRKLRRLTNPQTFKRRKLYVTGPDKDYGCVEQRIPDMEPDEYARQTQEFLASLCKTDEERENLQIATKGQNDSVLWKSERIKRLTASNFGRICNMKKSTKRAKSVVNILYSRFSGTEATRYGLENEHSAIQDFEVNFGKKVARCGLFVDKEHPWLAATPDGLVGDDGILEVKCPAVAARMSPQEAVEQKKVTFCNIVDGKMFLKKGHAYMYQVQGQLHITNRKYCYFVLWTPRGLLVQQIERENSFWKEKMINKLTQFYMTCLLPEIIDPRYPRNMEIREPDNTL; encoded by the exons ATGTCGCGCATCAGCCAACATAACAAAGTGTTTCAGTGTTCGTTTGAAAATATGCGATTAATAAAAGAACATAAAAATGGAATGATAAGTAAATTTGATTTCAAGTGTAATATGTGTGGTACTGTTGAATCTATTTTCTCGGAGGACCCCCAAACAAATAAAGTCAACTGTAACATGGCATGGGTGAACAGTGTGTTGTTAACGGGCCAAAGTTTTACACAGTTACAAGACATAACTTCAACTTTGGAAATGCCTTGCATGGCCAAGGAGACTTTCAACAAATGTCAAAAATCCCTATCTTCTGTTATACACGATGTCGCATGTCAAAGTATGGAAGCCGCTGGCAAAGAAGAAGCAAGATTGGCAGTAGAAAATGGCAGTGTGGATGTCGACGGAGTTCCTCTCATAGCAGTTGTCACTGATGGAGCTTGGTGTAAACGATCGTATGGAAACAAATATGATGCTCTTTCTGGGGTG gcttGCATAGtaggaaaagaaacaaaaaaagttatcttCGCAAGCACTAGGAATCGATACTGCTGCATATGTTCACGAGCAAACAGTAAAAATGAGACGCCAAAGGACCacgtctgtttcaaaaattggaaCAAGTCTTCAAATGCCATGGAATCTGACATCATAGTGGAAGGTTTCAAATGCAGTGTTTCCATGCATAACCTGAAATATCATCAGCTGATTG GAGATGGCGATAGCAGCATTATGACCCAGTTGGTGAAGGCTCAGCCATATGGTCCAAATTTTACAATCACCAAAATTGAATGTACTAACCACATACTGCGAAATTACCTTCGAAGGATACGTTGTATTGCTCAAAAGACGAAAAACGAAATTGGTTCCGTTTCTCCTGTTCTACGAAAGGCTGTATCTGACAAACAACTCCGCCTTCGAGCTGCAGTCACCGGAGCTGTGCAGCATAGGCGTGCTCAAAAAGAGTTTCCAATTCACAGAAAAATTGAGGAGTTAAAACTTGACATTTACAATGGTCCATTTCACGTATTTGGTGACCACTCAGGATGCGCAATTAGAGGTTATTTCTGTAGCGGATTGAAAGAAAACGAGGAAAACCTTGTACCGCCTCTTCAAGAGGCAGGTATATGGTCAGAAATAATAGCAGCTCGAAACATTGTTGCACATCATGCTGTAAGCCTTTTACATAATGTCAATACTAATACAGCAGAGTCTTTCAATAATGTGGTTTGCAAGCATGTTTCAAGTAAACGAGTAAACTTTTGTTTGAGTGGTGGCTACCAAACAAGAAGCGAGCTCTCTGTAATTTCTTTTAATTCAGGTCCTCAAACACAGTCCTTTATCCATAAAGGTTTAACAAACAGTAGTCCTGGAAACATCACTAAAGCTCACATACAGCGCAAGGAACGTTCATCAGAGAAAAGAAAGCTCAGGAGGCTgacaaacccacaaacatttaAGCGCAGAAAGTTGTATGTGACAGGTCCTGACAAGGATTATGGCTGTGTAGAACAACGCATACCTGACATGGAACCAGACGAATATGCAAGACAGACACAGGAATTTCTCGCTAGTCTTTGTAAAACGGATGAAGAACGAGAAAATCTACAAATCGCTACCAAAGGGCAAAATGATTCTGTTCTCTGGAAATCAGAAAGAATCAAGCGACTGACAGCATCAAATTTCGGTAGAATCTGTAACATGAAGAAATCCACTAAGCGAGCAAAATCCGTTGTCAATATATTGTACAGTAGGTTTTCAGGGACGGAGGCCACAAGGTATGGATTGGAAAATGAGCATAGCGCCATTCAGGATTTTGAAGTGAACTTTGGTAAGAAGGTGGCTCGCTGTGGCTTATTCGTCGATAAGGAACACCCATGGCTGGCAGCAACACCTGACGGTCTTGTTGGAGATGATGGTATCCTTGAAGTAAAATGTCCTGCCGTAGCTGCCAGAATGTCTCCACAAGaagcagtggaacagaaaaaagtaacattttgtaacattgtggatggtaaaaTGTTTCTGAAGAAAGGACATGCTTACATGTACCAAGTGCAGGGACAACTGCATATTACCAATCGTAAGTACTGTTATTTCGTCCTTTGGACACCACGTGGCTTACTAGTGCAACAAATTGAAAGAGAGAACagtttctggaaagaaaaaatgatCAACAAACTGACACAGTTTTACATGACGTGCCTTCTACCGGAAATAATAGATCCACGTTATCCTAGGAATATGGAAATCAGGGAACCTGATAATACACTGTAA